Below is a window of bacterium DNA.
AGGAATAGGTATTGCGACCATCGGACCCGGGATAGGACAGGGAATTGCTACCAGTAAAGCAGTAGAAGGGGTTGCCAGACAACCAGAAGCATCCGGCAAGATTATGACTATCTTAATCTTAGGATTAGCCTTTATAGAATCGTTAGTTCTATATGCACTGGTTATTGCCTTAATCATTATCTTTGGCAATCCAGCCCTGCAACATATTATTGGTAAATAGTGAATGGTGATTGGTAAATGGTAACT
It encodes the following:
- the atpE gene encoding ATP synthase F0 subunit C, with translation MEGAVWFFALSVLAAGIGIGIATIGPGIGQGIATSKAVEGVARQPEASGKIMTILILGLAFIESLVLYALVIALIIIFGNPALQHIIGK